The Methanomicrobiales archaeon genome contains the following window.
AAGTTCCCCGCATCCCCATACCGGTACAGACGGGTGAGATCGCCGGGCAATGCGATCCTTCAAGACTTCTGCCGTCCCATGCTCAGGGGAATGAAGATCCGCGGCATCACCCGGAGCCTCCTCGACCTCCTCCTCCGGCTCGGGGCCGAGAACCACCCCTGCGAGTTCGCCGCCGTGCTCCGCGAGGAGGGCGGGGTGATCCAGGAGCTCGACCTCCTCCCCGGCACCATCGGGCGGGAGGAGAGCGCCTCCGTGCTCCTCGACATGATGCCGCTCGACACCCACATGGCCGGGAGCGCCCACAGCCACCCGAACGGCGTGCTGACGCCGTCGGGCGCGGACCTGGCCTTCTTCCCGCGGACGGGGAGGTACCACGTCATCGTCGGATACCCCTACAGGAAGCACAGCTGGCGCTGCTACTCGGCCGGCGGGGATCCCGTGGAGATCGAGGTGATCGAGTGAGGCGGGTGGTCGCGACCGGGACCTTCGACATCCTGCACCCCGGGCACATCTACTACCTGGAGGAGTCGAGAAGACTCGGGGACGAACTCCACGTCATCGTCGCGCGGGACGTGAACGTGCGGCACAAACCGCGGCCCATCGTCCCCGAGGCGCAGCGGCTGCAGATGGTGAGCGCCCTGAAACCGGTCGACCACGCGTGCCTGGGGGACCTGGACGACATGTACCGCCCGATCCGGGAGATTCGCCCGGCGGTGATCACCCTCGGCTACAACCAGCACTTCAGCGAGGAGCGGCTGCGGCAGGAGCTGCGGGCCCGCGGGCTCGAGACCGAGGTGGTGCGGATCGGGCCCTACTGCGGCGCGCCGCTGGTGAGCTCCACGCAGATCGTTCAGCGCGCGATCGAGCTGCGATCCCCGAAACCCTAGACGCCGCCATCCACGACTATTAAGAGGTCGCACCGCCACCACTCTTTTACGATGCGCCATGCGTTCCGAACTTGCCGAAGAGATCGATAAACTTGCCGCCCTCGCGCGGGAGCGGGGGGCGGAGGTGCGCACGATCCGGGCGAAGGATGTCGTCGTCGCCGACTGGGTGCGGTTCAAGTGCCGCTACGGCTGCAAGGGGTACGCGAAGCACATGTCCTGCCCGCCGTACGCCCCGCCCGTTGCGGATACGAGGAGGATGGTCGCCGAGTACGACCACGGCATCCTGGTGCGGTTCGAGGGCATACCGGGCCACAGGGACCTCAAACCGGAGGAGATCCCCGAAGACTTCCACCCGTTCCTCCGCGACCTGATCCTCTGGGTGAACGGCACCATCCACTTCCTGGAGAAGACCGCCTTCTACGACGGGTTCTACAAGGCCTTCGGATTCGGCGCCTATCCCTGCATCTACTGCGAGCACGAGCATTGCGTCGCCGAGGAGCAGGCGGGCGTCGTCGACGAGAGCATACGGCGGATGTGCCGCCACATGGACCTCGTCCGCCCCACGATGGAGGGGGCGGGCATGGACGTCTTCGCCACGGCGAAGAACGCCGGCTGGGACCTGCGCGTCGTCCCCTGCAGGGACCTGGAGTACGGCATGATCGTCCACGGCAACATCACCTCGATCGGGCTTGTGCTCCTGGAGTGAAGGGGGACGCGCGCGGCGGGTGCACGGGGGACCGGTCTGCGGCGATGCGACGATGCCGCACGGCGGACCCGGGCGGACGAGAGGGCGGGCACCGCGCGGGCGCGGGGGGGAACCGCATAAAAAGTATATCATCCATGCCTGCGGACGATCCCGCATGGGAACGAAGACGACCGGCGCGGCGATGCCCGCGAACGCCGGAAGCCGTGGACGGGCGCCAGATCCGCGAGGTCCCGCAGAGTGCGCTTCGATGGATGCACCGCCACAGAGGAGGTTGTCAGCGATCGTCCGGGAGTTCGGACCCAACCCGGACCTCGCGGATGCGATCGAGAAGGCGTATCGGGAGATGCGGAACCTAAAACCGCGGGAGTCCGGTCCGCATGCCGACTCTTGACGCCTCCTTCATCGCCGCTCTCATCCGCCACGAGTCAGCGGCGCTGGCAACGCTGGCGGAACTCGAGGAGAGCGGCGCCCCCCTGGCGACGACGCCGATCGATCTGCTCGCACTGTTCCGGGGAGTCTATGCGACGGAGTCGATCGAGCAGAATCTCCGGGAGGCGAAGGCGATCCTCGAGCACCTGACCCTGCTGCCCATCGCCGAAGAGACCTGCGAGGTCTTCGGGAAGATCGCCGCATACCTCCGCGCGCAGGGGAGACCGATCGGGGATCTCGAGGGGGCGATCGCGGCAGCCGCTCTCTGCAGCGACGAACGCTTCTCGAGAGTGCCGGGTCTGACCGTGATGCCCTACTGACCGGCCACCTCCGGCTGTCGCACCGGGACCCGATGGCGGGGCCTGCACGACCCGTCCCGGCGGCAACCGCACAGCGGTGCGCAGGTGCGGGGCGGGCTGCCCTCTCCGATGGAGAGGTCAGATCAGGAAGAAGAGGTTGTTCACGATCACGGCGAGGTAGAAACCGGCCAGGGCCACGATCAGGTACGCACCGCTCGACGGGACGAGCCTCTCGCAGCACCGGGCGACGATAACGATCACCGCCAGGACAGCGGTCTTCACCGCGAGGTGGAGCAGGGGGCTTGCCACCACCTGCTCCATCAGGGGATTGTGCTCCAGCAGCCCCAACCGCATCGCCGCCTCGGTCGTGATCACGTCCGCCCACATGAGAAAGCCCAGAACGCACCCGAATATGGCAACCCGGCTCTGCTTGCCCTCTCCCGGGGTCATCGATGTATGCATGCGGATCATTCTATATGAACGTTGCCCCCTCACCGCCGGTGCCAAGCATTAAACACACCCTGAAGAGTACCTGAGATCGATGAGCAGAATCGTCGGTGTTGCCTACCCCATCCCCCGGCGCTACGTATCCCGCTTCTTCGGCGGCGGCCGGACCGTCTTTGTCAAGCCCGCCAGCACCTACCGGCACCTGAAAAGCGGCATGCGGTTCCTCTTCTACCGGAGCGGGGAGGACCCCGCCCTCGTGGGAGAGGCGCGTATCAAACGGATCTTCGTCTCGGAGAATCCCCTCCAGTTCCTGGACACCTACGGCGACCGCCTCTTCCTGGACCGGGACGAGCTCCTCGCCTACATGCAGTCCCGCGGGAGCGGGGACGGGCAGGCGGACGGCGCGCGCCTCTGGGTGGCGATCGAGCTCGAAAACATCCAGCCCCGCGAGCGGACGGAGGGAGAGGCTCTGTCCGTGCCCGCCGGCGGGCAGTACATCCGCGAGTGAAGAGTTCAGGATCCGCCGGAGGGGCGGCGTGAACGGTTCTCCCACTCCCCCATCTCGCGGATCACGCGCCAGCAGCGGTTCCTCTGGAGGACGATCCAGTACTTCCTGAGGTCCCGGTCCGCCTGCCGCAGATCGGGGCAGTAGGTCTCCACCGTCTGCCAGAAGAGGGGGGAGTGATCGGGGTGGATCAGGTGCGCCAGCTCGTGGACGACGACGTAATCCCTGAGCGGGTCCGGCAGCGCTGCCAGGGCGAGGTTGAAGGAGAGGTGCTTCCTCCCGGAGCAGCTGGCCCAGCGTGTCTTCTGCGTCCGCACCCCGATGCTCTCGTAGTCGACCCGCATCCGCTTCGCGGCGCGCTCCACCCGCCGGGCGAGGTCCGACTTGAGGTTCGCGATCAGGAACGTTCTGAGACCCTGCGGCGTGGAGTAGGTGAGCGCCCCATCGTCGGCGAACCCGCACCCGGTTCCCTGCCGCAGGAGGTAGTACCGCCCGTTCAGGAGCAGGAGATCCTCCGTGCCCAGCGTGTCTTCGGTGAGATCCGCCAGTTCTCTGCGCTTCTTCTCGATCCAGGCGGACTTGCGCCGGATGAACGGCTCCACGTCCACGCCCGGCGGGGCGGTGACCTGCAGCCGCCCGTCCGGCAGCACCCGAAGCCGCATCACGGTGACCGCTCTCCGCAGAACCTCCACATCGGTCTCGTCCGGTCCCGGCACCATGGATTGCAGGAAGGTTTCTTCTCCTCCCGCATAAACCCCCACAGTCCGTCTCGCCGGCCGAAGACCCACGCATCGACGCCGTTATGTAGGAGCATGCCGGAATACCGGGTATACCTGCGGCAGAAAGGGGATCTGACCTGTGCGAATCGACGGGATACGCGCCTCCAACTTCAAGACGTTCCGGGAACTGAACCTGGACCTCGGACCCTACGACGTGCTCATCGGCACGAACGCGGCGGGGAAGTCCAACTTCATCGACATCCTGAAGTTCGTGCGGGACATCGCCCTGCACGGGCTTGAAAACGCCGTCTCCCTCCAGGGAGGGGGGGAGTACATCCAGAACATCTGCGTGGAGTCCACGGAGCCGGTCGCGCTCGAGCTGCGGCTCCATCCGGTGCCCCGCCCGTTCGTCATGCGGTTCTGCGAGGACCGGGAGAAGCACATCGAGGCCGCCGTGTCGTCCTGCACCTACCGCCTCGTCCTCGCCTTCGGACCGGGGCGGTTCTCCGTTGCGGACGAGAGGATCGCCGCCCGCTGCCGCATCGGAGCGGGCGGCGCGGCCCCGATCGAGGGGGAGGTCGTCCTGGGGCGGGACGGGAACGGTGCGGGGACCTACGCCGTGCATCCGCGGGACATTCAGGCGCGGATCGATTTCGCCTCCGTGAACCCCCGGCGTCTCGCGCCGCAGGAGTCGCTCCTGGAGTCGCCCTTCAGCATCCCCCTCTTCGCACCGCTCCTCCACCGCCTCGCCGCCTTCTTCCGGGACATCGGCATCTACGACTTCGACCCGAAGATCTCCCGGAAGACCACGTCCCCCATGGGCATGGCGGAGCTCGAGCCCGACGGGAGCAACCTGGCGATCGTCCTGCGGCGCATCCTGGAGAATGCCGGGGAGCGGGAGATGCTGCTGCCGCTGATCAGCGAGATCCTGCCGTTCGTCGAGGACGTGAACGTGGAGAGGCTCGCGGGTGCGTCCCTGGTCGCGGGCTTAAAAGAGATCTACTGCGGGCGGAGGTTCACGCCGGCGAACCTGCTCTCGGAGGGCACCATCAACCTCGCCGCCCTCATCATCGCCCTCTACTTCGAGAGAAAGTCCCCGATCGTCCTGGAGGAGCCGGTGCGCAACGTCCATCCTCACCTGGCGTCCCGGATCGTCGAGATGATCCGCGACGTGTCCGAACGGCTGGATAAGCAGGTGATCATCTCGACGCACAGCCCGGAGATCGTGAAGTACGCGGGCGCGGAGCGTCTGCTGCTGGTGAAGCGGGACCGGTTCGGGTTCTCCAGCATCATCCGCCCGCGGGAGAAGGAGGAGATCCGGGCCTTCCTGGTGAACATGGGCATCGAGGAGCTCTACGTCCAGAACCTGCTCTGACATGCCATCCATCCTCTTCTTCCTGGAAGGGAACGACGACGAACGGTTCTTTGCGCGGGTGATCGCCCCGCCCCTGGAGGACCGGAACTGCACCGTCCGCATCTGGAAGTACGCGCGGGAGAAGAGGAAGCGCACCATCCAGCTGCTCAAGTCGGTGCAGGGCGCCGGCATGGCGTACGTCTTTGTGCGGGACATCGACGATGCACCGTCCGTTCGCGCCAAGAAGGAGGAGATGGTGCGCTGCTTCGAGGTGCTGACGGGCGAAGACATCGCCGTGGTCGTCATGGAGATCGAGAGCTGGTACCTGGCCGGGGCGAACGCTGCGTTCCTGAGCAGGATCGGCGCCGATGGCATCTGGAACACCGACCATATCACCAAAGAGCAGTTCAACCAGCTGATCCCCCGCCCGATGTCCCGCATCGTCTTCATGCAGGAGATCCTCAAGCACTTCGATGTCGAGGTCGCGAAGAAGAGGAACGCATCGTTCCGCTACTTCATGCACCGCTGGATCGAGAAGGGGGACTGACCGTCCCTTCGCCCCTCTGGGCATCGCGGCAAGCATGAGAACGGCCATCAGAACGCGACTCCATCCTTCCAGCAAAGCTACTCGGACGCTGGACGATTTCGAGGACCCCGGGCCCTGAAAAAGGCTTAAACTATCCGAAAATACTGTTTTGAACCGGGTCGAGGGGCGGTTCCCTGTCACCTCCTCCGGGTGAAGAGGTGCCGCAGGGTGAGGACCGGCATGGCCATCCATCCCTGTCCCTTCTGCGGGAAGATGCCATCGCTCACCTGCTTCACGCTCTCGATCGTGTAGAAGGCCTGCGGGTTGCACCTCTCGATAGCGGCCGCAACCGCCCTCACATCGTGGCGATCCACCACCGTGAGGACGATCTGAACATCGCCATAGGCGCCCCGTCCGGGCATCCGGGTGAATCCGAGTCCTGCGCCTTTCAGATATTCCAGGAGCGGAGCGGCATCCTCCCGCAGCACGATGCGGATGATCACCCTGCCGATCGCCAGGCGCTCTTCGATGGTTATCCCCGCGCATATTCCAAGGGAGAAACCGAACCCGTAGGCGAGGAAGTAGAGATAATTATTCAGATTCTGCAGGATCTGGCCGATGGCCAGCAGCCAGATGAGCACCTGGAAAAAACCGATGGCAATGGAAGGATATTTGAGCCCCCGCGTGATGAAAATGACACGGACCGTGCTGAAGCACACTTCCGTCAGGATCGCAAGGAAGATGAGCGCGGGCATCACCACCCAGGGCAGAAACCAGGACTGCAGGGGCATCTCCACGGGACACCTCACGAATACAGGGGGAAATATCCACCCGAAAGGGGATAACCTGCACGAAACAGGTGCATATACGCGAGTACCTGTTCAGAGGGATATTTCGCGGGCATAATGCAGGTATTGGCCTGGCGGGGGATTGCAGGGGACCCTACTTCCCCTTGGAGATCTGCCGGAACCAGGGGAGATGGCTTCTCAGGTAGCCCGGCTCTTTCACCGGGA
Protein-coding sequences here:
- a CDS encoding Mov34/MPN/PAD-1 family protein; this encodes MKIRGITRSLLDLLLRLGAENHPCEFAAVLREEGGVIQELDLLPGTIGREESASVLLDMMPLDTHMAGSAHSHPNGVLTPSGADLAFFPRTGRYHVIVGYPYRKHSWRCYSAGGDPVEIEVIE
- a CDS encoding FAD synthase, translated to MRRVVATGTFDILHPGHIYYLEESRRLGDELHVIVARDVNVRHKPRPIVPEAQRLQMVSALKPVDHACLGDLDDMYRPIREIRPAVITLGYNQHFSEERLRQELRARGLETEVVRIGPYCGAPLVSSTQIVQRAIELRSPKP
- a CDS encoding DUF2284 domain-containing protein codes for the protein MRSELAEEIDKLAALARERGAEVRTIRAKDVVVADWVRFKCRYGCKGYAKHMSCPPYAPPVADTRRMVAEYDHGILVRFEGIPGHRDLKPEEIPEDFHPFLRDLILWVNGTIHFLEKTAFYDGFYKAFGFGAYPCIYCEHEHCVAEEQAGVVDESIRRMCRHMDLVRPTMEGAGMDVFATAKNAGWDLRVVPCRDLEYGMIVHGNITSIGLVLLE
- a CDS encoding type II toxin-antitoxin system VapC family toxin → MPTLDASFIAALIRHESAALATLAELEESGAPLATTPIDLLALFRGVYATESIEQNLREAKAILEHLTLLPIAEETCEVFGKIAAYLRAQGRPIGDLEGAIAAAALCSDERFSRVPGLTVMPY
- a CDS encoding DUF5658 family protein, which translates into the protein MTPGEGKQSRVAIFGCVLGFLMWADVITTEAAMRLGLLEHNPLMEQVVASPLLHLAVKTAVLAVIVIVARCCERLVPSSGAYLIVALAGFYLAVIVNNLFFLI
- a CDS encoding DUF365 domain-containing protein; translated protein: MSRIVGVAYPIPRRYVSRFFGGGRTVFVKPASTYRHLKSGMRFLFYRSGEDPALVGEARIKRIFVSENPLQFLDTYGDRLFLDRDELLAYMQSRGSGDGQADGARLWVAIELENIQPRERTEGEALSVPAGGQYIRE
- a CDS encoding SprT family zinc-dependent metalloprotease translates to MVPGPDETDVEVLRRAVTVMRLRVLPDGRLQVTAPPGVDVEPFIRRKSAWIEKKRRELADLTEDTLGTEDLLLLNGRYYLLRQGTGCGFADDGALTYSTPQGLRTFLIANLKSDLARRVERAAKRMRVDYESIGVRTQKTRWASCSGRKHLSFNLALAALPDPLRDYVVVHELAHLIHPDHSPLFWQTVETYCPDLRQADRDLRKYWIVLQRNRCWRVIREMGEWENRSRRPSGGS
- a CDS encoding AAA family ATPase; the encoded protein is MRIDGIRASNFKTFRELNLDLGPYDVLIGTNAAGKSNFIDILKFVRDIALHGLENAVSLQGGGEYIQNICVESTEPVALELRLHPVPRPFVMRFCEDREKHIEAAVSSCTYRLVLAFGPGRFSVADERIAARCRIGAGGAAPIEGEVVLGRDGNGAGTYAVHPRDIQARIDFASVNPRRLAPQESLLESPFSIPLFAPLLHRLAAFFRDIGIYDFDPKISRKTTSPMGMAELEPDGSNLAIVLRRILENAGEREMLLPLISEILPFVEDVNVERLAGASLVAGLKEIYCGRRFTPANLLSEGTINLAALIIALYFERKSPIVLEEPVRNVHPHLASRIVEMIRDVSERLDKQVIISTHSPEIVKYAGAERLLLVKRDRFGFSSIIRPREKEEIRAFLVNMGIEELYVQNLL
- a CDS encoding DUF5698 domain-containing protein, which codes for MPLQSWFLPWVVMPALIFLAILTEVCFSTVRVIFITRGLKYPSIAIGFFQVLIWLLAIGQILQNLNNYLYFLAYGFGFSLGICAGITIEERLAIGRVIIRIVLREDAAPLLEYLKGAGLGFTRMPGRGAYGDVQIVLTVVDRHDVRAVAAAIERCNPQAFYTIESVKQVSDGIFPQKGQGWMAMPVLTLRHLFTRRR